The Deinococcus hopiensis KR-140 sequence CCCGCAGGCGGGGTACGTGGTGCGCTATCAGGGCGGTGCGAACGCTGGGCACACCGTGACGGCGAAGGGACAGACCTTCAAGCTCAACCTGCTGCCCAGTGGCGTTCTGCATCCCGGAACCGTCAGCGTGCTGGGCGACGGCATGGTGATTGACCCCGAGAAATTCCTCGCCGAGCGTCAGAACCTGCTTGACGGTGGGCTGACCCCGGAGCTGCGGATCAGTGACCGCGCTCACCTCGTGCTGCCCCACCACAAGTACGTGGACGGCCGCAAGGACTTCGTGGGCACCACGGGGCGCGGCATCGGCCCGGCTTACGCGGACCGCGCCCGGCGGGTGGGCATCCGCTTCGGGGACCTCGCCGACGAGACCACCCTGCGCGAGCGCGTGGAGCGCCTGCTGGAGGCCAAGCCCAACTCCACCCGCGACGCGGGCTGGACCAGCGTCGCCGACGCCCTCGGCTACCTGCTGCCCATCCGTGACGCCCTGCTGCCCTTTGTGCGCGATACGGGTACCGACCTCCGCCAGGCCATCAAAAACGGGGCCAACGTCTTGTTCGAGGGCGCGCAGGCCACCCTGCTCGACCTGAACTACGGCACCTATCCCTTCGTGACCAGCAGCCACCCCACCGTGGGCGGCATCCTGGTGGGTGCGGGCGTAAACCACAAGGCCGTGGGCAAGGTCTACGGCGTCGCCAAGGCGTTCAACACGCGCGTGGGCCATGGCCCCTTCGCCACGGAGGTTTTCGGTGAGATGGAAACCCGACTGCGCGGTGACGGCTCCAAGCCCTGGGACGAGTTCGGCACCACCACTGGCCGCGCGCGCCGGGTGGGCTGGCTGGACCTGGAGCTGCTGCGCTACGCGGTAGACGTGAACGGCTTCGACGGGCTGGTTATCAACAAGATGGACATTCTGGCCGGTCTGGACACCATCAAGGTGTGCACGGCCTACGGCTCCGAGGGCCAGCCCGTCTACCGCGAGCTGTCCGGCTGGGCCACCACCGATGGGGCCACGAGCCGCGAGACACTGCCGAAAGAAGCCCAGGCTTACCTCGACCTGATTGAGGAGACGGTGAACTGCCCCGTGGTGATCTTCTCGTGTGGCCCTGCCCGCGAGCAGACCTACGGTGAGGTGTCTTGGGGATGAGCTGCCGGTCATCAGCCTCTATACGGATGGCTGACAGCCCACCGCTTTTCCCACAGTCCCTGCTTCTCCCGCCCACTACACTTTTCTCCATTCACTCGCGCCCCTCGGTGCGGGAAGGAGACATAATTTGACCATTCATCCCACCATCAGTGCCGACGACGAGGGGCAGGAGGTGCCGGGACTGCGTGACCTGACGCACGGCTGGCTCGCGGCCGTCGGGGAAGACCCTGAGCGTGAGGGCCTGCTCAAGACGCCCCACCGCGTCGCCAAGGCTTGGGGCTTTCTGACGGCCGGCTACCACAAGAGCCTGCAAGACGCTGCCGGGGACGCCGTGTTTGAGGCTGACGGCAGTGAAATGGTGATCGTCAAGGACATCGAGTTCTACTCCATGTGCGAACACCACATGCTGCCCTTCTACGGCCGCGCCCACATCGCCTACATCCCTGACGGCAAGATCCTGGGCCTGAGCAAGTTCGCGCGCATCGTGGACCTGTACTCGCGCCGCCTGCAGGTGCAGGAGCGCATCACCACCCAGATTGCCGACGCTGTGAGCGAACTGCTCGACCCCAGGGGCGTGGCCGTGCTGATGGAAGGCGTGCACCTGTGCATGGCGATGCGCGGCGTGCAAAAGCAGAACTCGTCTACCACCACCAGCGCGATGCGCGGCCTTTTCAAAAGTGACGCCCGCACCCGCGCCGAGTTTATGAGCGCGGTGCAGGGAACGCTGCGGTCACGGTAGGTAAGCCCAACGCAAAACGAGAGGGAGCCGCATGAAGGGCTCCCTCCCGCTGTTTCTACACGTCATACGGAACTAAAGTGATTTCCACCTTTTGGTGCATGAGAGCCACTCCGCACTGGGTATTCACAGACGAGTTTTACAGCCTCACCACCGACTTTGCCACATACGGGAATCACTTTGGTCTCGTGTCATACCGGTACCGCAGCGCCTCCATCAGTTCCTCTGCCATCTCCACCGTGTCGCCCCGGGGGATTGCCGTCGCCACGCGGACTTCGAGGTGGCCGCGCAGCGCACCCTCTCCGACTCCGGTCAAAGCGCTCTGCACGGCCTTGATCTGGCGCAGCACGTCCACGCCGTAGGCGTCCTCTTGCTCCAGTACTCGCACGATGCCTTCGGGGTGCCCCCACGCAATGCTCAGGCGGTGGATGGCGCGCTCGTGGGCACCTTCCGGTATGCGCAGCTTGGCCTCGGTGTGGCAGAGGGGGGAGCGGTGGGCGCGCCGGTCATTTCACGTCCTCCAACGAGGTGTGGTACCTGTTGATCTCGGCCGTCTGGCCCCGAATGATGGTCGTGACGAGCTTACGCAGTTTGGCGCTCTTCTTCCGGGTAAATCCGGGCTTCGCCATCTCGACCGCGCCCTGGCGATGCGCGATCATCGGGGTCAGAAACCAGCGGTCCCAGGCCCACCTGGGGTGGCCCCCACCTTGCGCCACACCTCCATTTGAGCGGTCCCCCGACGCTGCGCTGTAATCACCCGCTGGACTCCCGCCTTTACCCGGATATCCCCGCCTGCCGCGAACTCCGACTTCGCCATACCCACGGTTTCCCGGTGGTGGGCGATCACGCGCCCAGAAACGCCTGAGCGAAGGCCTGTCCTGGAGGTCCTTCAACCCGCTGGGAGGACGCAGGGAAGAGGGGCGATGTTCCGCGTGCCTGCCCATGTGCTTGTGTCCACCTGTCAGCGGCGCGACTCACCGCTGGTTTGCCACCGCCGCTCCGTACCCTTCCTCGGTCACGGCGGTGATCAGCGCCTGCGTCCCGGCATCGCCCTGCACAGTGGCCTTGCCGCCCTCCAGGTCCACCCGCACGCCCTGCACACCGGGCACGTCGCCCAGGGCCTTCTCAACGGCCTTCACGCAGTGGCCGCAGCTCATTCCGCTGATGTTCAGTTCCGTGGTCATGGGGTTAGGGTAGACCCGGGTGGAGGGGGGGTCAAGGCGAGGAGGGGTGAGGCCCCGGGAAAAGCAGAATTCCGAGCGCCTCACAAGGACTCCGGTTCATCCGTGATGAAGTCATGGGCCAACCCGAGCGGCGCAAGCAGGAAAAGTGGTCACGGAGAGGCGTGGAATCACCGGAGCGGATGATCTGGAATCCGTATCACGCCTCAAACCCTGTTTCCCAGGGCACCCCTACCAGCGCCTCGCGCCCTGCTTCTTCATCCGCTTCTGGGCTTGCCCCAGCAGGAAGTCGAAGGCGCGGTCGCGTTTTCGGGCCTTGGTGTATTTGCCACGTCTCTTGCCCTGGCTACGCCGCATCAGCGTCAGGAGTTCGAGGGCGATGGGCGCATACATCATCACCTTGCCGAGGGTGCCGCCGGACCTGCTGCGGGGAGTCTTCATACCCTGTATTACGACACGACGCGCGGGAAAGTTGCTGAGGGGCGGCTCAAGTTTCCCCCGCGGCCGGCGTGTGTCCAGTCTCACGGAGCGGCGGGTGGGCTCTGCGGCCTACACTGCGTTCATGACACAAACCGTGGACCCGGTGGCAGACCTGCGTGACCAGCTCGTGGCTTGGCGGCGGCACCTGCACATGAACCCCGAAGTCGGCTTCGAGGAGCACGAGACGGCGGCGTACATCGAGGCCGAGTTGCGGCGGATGCGGGGGCTGGAAGTCTCGCGGCCCACAGCCACCAGCGTCCTCGCGGTCTTGAAGGGCGCGCAGCCGGGCCGAACGCTGCTGCTGCGCGCCGACATCGACGCCCTGCCCATCGAGGAGGAGAACACCTTCGAGTTCCGCTCGCAAAAGCCCGGCAAGATGCACGCCTGTGGGCACGATGGGCACACCGCAATTTTGCTGGGCGTGGCGCGGCTGCTCTCGGCGCAGCGTGAGGCCGTACCGGGAGAGGTCCGCATGATCTTCCAGCATGCCGAGGAGATTGGGCCGGGCGGGGCCGAGGAACTCGTGATGAAAACGGACCTCATGAACGGCGTGGACGTCGTGACGGGCCTGCACCTCAACAGCCAGCTGCCCGCTGGGGTGGTCGCCGTCAAGCCGGGTGCCTTTATGGCCGCGCCCGACAGCCTGCACCTCACCATTCGCGGCAAGGGAGGGCACGGCGCGCACCCCGAGCAGACGGTGGACCCCATTGCCGTGGGCGCGCAGGTTGTGACCAACCTCCAGCACGTGGTCAGCCGTCACGTGGCCGCCCTCGACGCGCTGGTGGTGTCCATCACCTACTTCCAGAGCGGCACCACCCACAACGTCATTCCCGACACGGCTGTCCTGCAGGGCACGGTGCGGACCTTTGACCCGGAGCTGCGCCAGCGCGCTCCTCAACTGATCGAGCGTGTGATCAAGGGTGTGTGCGAGGCGCACGGCGCGACGTATGAACTGGGGTATGAGTTTGGCTACCGGCCCGTGATCAACACCGCCTGGGTGGCCGAGCGGCTGAGGGAGATCGCGGTGGAGACGGTGGGCCCCGAGCAGTATCAGGACGCCCAGCCAACGATGGGCGGCGAAGACTTCAGCGCTTACCTCGAAAAGGCTCCAGGCGCGTACTTCAACGTGGGTTCGGGCAGTGATGCGGAGGACAGCCGCTGGCCGCACCACCACCCCCGCTTCACCATTGACGAGGTGAGCCTGGAAACGGGCGTGCGGATGCTGCACGCCGCGGCGCTGCGGCTGACGCAGCCCGGCTGACGGTATGGAAAGGGGAGGTGTCAGGCGATCCAGCCTGGGCGCATCTCCTCTCCATCCTCTCGGAAAAACTGCATGCCGGTGGGCGAGACGATCAGCCACTCCGCGTCGGTGGAGCCGGTATTCACGATCTGGTGGGGTGTATGGGCCGGGACGATCAGCGTGTCCCCCGCGAGAAGTTCGCTCCGTTCTTCCCCGCTGCCCACCGTGACCCGGCCGGAGAGCAGCACGAGCACTTCCTCACGGCT is a genomic window containing:
- a CDS encoding adenylosuccinate synthase, with translation MPGIAIIGAQWGDEGKGKITDFLAPQAGYVVRYQGGANAGHTVTAKGQTFKLNLLPSGVLHPGTVSVLGDGMVIDPEKFLAERQNLLDGGLTPELRISDRAHLVLPHHKYVDGRKDFVGTTGRGIGPAYADRARRVGIRFGDLADETTLRERVERLLEAKPNSTRDAGWTSVADALGYLLPIRDALLPFVRDTGTDLRQAIKNGANVLFEGAQATLLDLNYGTYPFVTSSHPTVGGILVGAGVNHKAVGKVYGVAKAFNTRVGHGPFATEVFGEMETRLRGDGSKPWDEFGTTTGRARRVGWLDLELLRYAVDVNGFDGLVINKMDILAGLDTIKVCTAYGSEGQPVYRELSGWATTDGATSRETLPKEAQAYLDLIEETVNCPVVIFSCGPAREQTYGEVSWG
- the folE gene encoding GTP cyclohydrolase I FolE; the encoded protein is MTIHPTISADDEGQEVPGLRDLTHGWLAAVGEDPEREGLLKTPHRVAKAWGFLTAGYHKSLQDAAGDAVFEADGSEMVIVKDIEFYSMCEHHMLPFYGRAHIAYIPDGKILGLSKFARIVDLYSRRLQVQERITTQIADAVSELLDPRGVAVLMEGVHLCMAMRGVQKQNSSTTTSAMRGLFKSDARTRAEFMSAVQGTLRSR
- a CDS encoding metal-sensitive transcriptional regulator; the protein is MRIPEGAHERAIHRLSIAWGHPEGIVRVLEQEDAYGVDVLRQIKAVQSALTGVGEGALRGHLEVRVATAIPRGDTVEMAEELMEALRYRYDTRPK
- a CDS encoding DUF305 domain-containing protein, which gives rise to MAQGGGHPRWAWDRWFLTPMIAHRQGAVEMAKPGFTRKKSAKLRKLVTTIIRGQTAEINRYHTSLEDVK
- a CDS encoding CopZ family metallochaperone, whose amino-acid sequence is MTTELNISGMSCGHCVKAVEKALGDVPGVQGVRVDLEGGKATVQGDAGTQALITAVTEEGYGAAVANQR
- a CDS encoding M20 family metallopeptidase, encoding MTQTVDPVADLRDQLVAWRRHLHMNPEVGFEEHETAAYIEAELRRMRGLEVSRPTATSVLAVLKGAQPGRTLLLRADIDALPIEEENTFEFRSQKPGKMHACGHDGHTAILLGVARLLSAQREAVPGEVRMIFQHAEEIGPGGAEELVMKTDLMNGVDVVTGLHLNSQLPAGVVAVKPGAFMAAPDSLHLTIRGKGGHGAHPEQTVDPIAVGAQVVTNLQHVVSRHVAALDALVVSITYFQSGTTHNVIPDTAVLQGTVRTFDPELRQRAPQLIERVIKGVCEAHGATYELGYEFGYRPVINTAWVAERLREIAVETVGPEQYQDAQPTMGGEDFSAYLEKAPGAYFNVGSGSDAEDSRWPHHHPRFTIDEVSLETGVRMLHAAALRLTQPG
- a CDS encoding cupin domain-containing protein; translation: MHILRTKQQHTVDTPNGNRVTPLATPRLGAGEVTVIRQRQVPGGFNPTHTQSREEVLVLLSGRVTVGSGEERSELLAGDTLIVPAHTPHQIVNTGSTDAEWLIVSPTGMQFFREDGEEMRPGWIA